In Gavia stellata isolate bGavSte3 chromosome 28, bGavSte3.hap2, whole genome shotgun sequence, a single genomic region encodes these proteins:
- the GJC1 gene encoding gap junction gamma-1 protein, producing MSWSFLTRLLEEIHNHSTFVGKIWLSVLIVFRIVLTAVGGESIYYDEQSKFVCNTEQPGCENVCYDAFAPLSHVRFWVFQIILVATPSVMYLGYAIHKIARMVEHSEADRRIRSKSFSMRWKQHRGLEETEEDHEEDPMMYPEIELESERENKEQQAPAKAKHDGRRRIREDGLMKIYVLQLLARTMFEISFLVGQYFLYGFEVSPIFVCSRKPCPHKIDCFISRPTEKTIFLLIMYGVSCMCLLLNVWEMLHLGFGTIRDTLNNKRKELEDSGTYNYPFTWNTPSAPPGYNITVKPEQMQYTELSNAKMAYKQNKANIAQEQQYGSNEENIPADLENLQREIKVAQERLDLAIQAYNNQNNPGSSREKKSKAGSNKSSASSKSGDGKNSVWI from the coding sequence ATGAGTTGGAGTTTTCTGACCCGCCTGTTAGAGGAGATCCACAATCACTCAACCTTTGTTGGCAAAATCTGGCTGTCAGTGTTGATTGTATTTCGGATTGTCCTAACTGCTGTGGGAGGAGAATCCATTTATTACGATGAACAAAGCAAGTTTGTGTGCAACACAGAGCAGCCTGGCTGCGAGAATGTTTGTTACGATGCTTTCGCTCCTCTTTCACATGTGAGGTTTTGGGTCTTTCAGATCATTCTTGTTGCCACTCCATCTGTGATGTATTTAGGCTATGCAATTCATAAAATTGCCCGTATGGTGGAACACAGCGAAGCCgacagaagaatcagaagcaaaagcttttCCATGCGCTGGAAACAACACCGTGGCTTAGAGGAAACTGAGGAGGACCACGAGGAAGACCCGATGATGTACCCAGAAATAGAGCTGGAAAGTGAACGGGAGAATAAAGAGCAGCAGGCCCCTGCCAAAGCTAAGCATGATGGCAGGCGGCGAATCCGTGAAGATGGACTCATGAAAATTTATGTCCTGCAGCTTCTGGCGAGGACTATGTTTGAAATCAGCTTTCTCGTGGGTCAGTATTTTTTGTATGGCTTTGAGGTCAGCCCCATATTTGTGTGCAGCAGGAAGCCGTGCCCGCACAAGATAGATTGTTTCATTTCAAGGCCAACCGAAAAGACCATTTTCCTGCTAATAATGTACGGGGTGAGCTGCATGTGTTTACTTTTGAATGTCTGGGAGATGCTCCATTTGGGATTTGGCACAATCCGAGACACGTTGAACAACAAGAGGAAAGAGCTGGAAGACTCTGGTACCTATAACTACCCTTTTACTTGGAATACGCCATCTGCTCCTCCTGGCTATAACATCACGGTCAAGCCAGAGCAAATGCAATATACTGAACTGTCCAATGCCAAAATGGCCTACAAACAGAACAAAGCCAATATAGCTCAGGAGCAGCAGTATGgaagcaatgaagaaaacattCCTGCCGACCTGGAAAATCTGCAGAGGGAAATTAAAGTGGCTCAGGAGCGCCTGGACCTTGCGATCCAGGCTTACAACAACCAAAACAATCCCGGCAGTTCCAGAGAGAAGAAATCCAAAGCAGGCTCAAACAAAAGCAGTGCCAGTAGCAAGTCAGGAGATGGGAAGAACTCTGTCTGGATTTAA